In a genomic window of Nodosilinea sp. E11:
- a CDS encoding CO2 hydration protein, with amino-acid sequence MPTLTQTKPLIPPSTHPHADVVHRLESGGSMLPDTPENLMQIIGIYKAYAVPMDFYWRDLLYIAERVFLNPVPAFKYFLPQEYLDLHNHYAGDTADLRIWRGEATAHPELLEFMAKGETKRKLPKLFLHLWHDRVNMEFAEACMRAMLWHQDMGGRFNDYLYTDEYKEACDRAIRAYFKGNPAMLGLHKLFPEMFYEKCRELSYYSNLGLFWEVMAPVFFEMSDIYDEGGFAGVPDAMDFLVNGIFAVAGRPIYHHVYVGNECFELIPKSCGFTWLYEAALPYVEAVFYRTAPFRGTKSYNAQAGQVPADQNDFHYGILYADVFPVGSAGIPPTLLMQDMLHFLPPYLLDYYNQHCRGEDDMLIQLGITFQRSMYNVTSAVIQALRTALLYPLDDQNPRHLMANRQFFEAQMDRFVRPEARLRDIQQQGYR; translated from the coding sequence ATGCCTACCCTCACTCAAACCAAACCCCTGATTCCCCCCTCGACGCATCCCCACGCCGACGTGGTTCACCGGCTAGAGTCGGGCGGGTCGATGCTGCCGGATACGCCGGAAAACCTGATGCAGATCATCGGTATCTACAAGGCCTACGCAGTGCCGATGGATTTTTACTGGCGCGATCTGCTCTACATTGCTGAGCGGGTATTTCTCAACCCCGTGCCCGCCTTCAAGTACTTTTTGCCCCAAGAGTATTTGGATCTGCACAACCACTACGCGGGCGACACCGCCGACCTGCGGATTTGGCGCGGTGAGGCCACCGCTCACCCCGAGCTGCTAGAGTTCATGGCCAAAGGGGAAACTAAGCGCAAGCTGCCCAAACTGTTTCTTCACCTTTGGCACGATCGCGTCAATATGGAGTTTGCCGAGGCCTGCATGCGGGCGATGCTGTGGCACCAGGACATGGGTGGTCGGTTCAACGACTACCTGTACACCGATGAGTACAAGGAAGCGTGCGATCGCGCCATTCGGGCCTACTTCAAGGGCAATCCGGCCATGCTGGGGCTACACAAGCTGTTCCCCGAAATGTTCTACGAAAAGTGCCGCGAACTCTCCTACTACTCCAACCTGGGCCTGTTTTGGGAAGTGATGGCCCCCGTCTTCTTTGAAATGAGCGACATTTACGACGAAGGCGGCTTTGCGGGCGTACCCGACGCCATGGATTTCTTGGTTAACGGTATCTTTGCCGTCGCCGGTCGCCCCATCTACCACCATGTCTACGTGGGCAACGAATGCTTTGAGCTGATCCCCAAATCCTGCGGCTTCACCTGGCTCTACGAAGCGGCTCTACCCTACGTTGAAGCGGTGTTTTACCGCACTGCTCCCTTCCGGGGCACCAAGTCCTACAATGCCCAGGCGGGGCAAGTACCGGCAGATCAAAACGATTTTCACTACGGTATTCTCTACGCCGATGTCTTCCCTGTCGGCAGCGCTGGCATTCCCCCCACCCTGCTGATGCAGGACATGCTGCACTTTTTGCCGCCCTATTTGCTCGACTACTACAACCAGCACTGCCGGGGCGAAGACGACATGTTGATCCAGCTGGGGATTACCTTTCAGCGATCGATGTACAATGTCACCTCGGCGGTGATTCAGGCCCTGCGCACCGCCCTGCTCTACCCCCTCGATGACCAAAACCCTCGCCACCTGATGGCCAATCGCCAGTTCTTTGAGGCTCAGATGGATCGCTTTGTGCGGCCCGAAGCTCGCCTGCGCGACATTCAGCAGCAGGGCTATCGCTAG
- a CDS encoding fasciclin domain-containing protein yields MPTIVDIAVNNEGFSTLVAAVQAAGLVEALQSPGPFTVFAPNDAAFAKLPPGTVQTLVQNPPQLGRILKFHVVAGKYTKDELIKLGTVESLEGAPIPIAGPFEGDGGFEVKNATVLAANIEADNGIIHVLDNVILMG; encoded by the coding sequence ATGCCTACCATCGTCGATATCGCCGTCAATAACGAAGGCTTCTCTACCTTGGTCGCTGCCGTCCAGGCGGCGGGTCTGGTCGAAGCGCTACAAAGCCCTGGCCCGTTTACCGTGTTTGCGCCCAACGATGCCGCCTTTGCCAAGCTGCCCCCCGGCACGGTGCAAACCCTGGTGCAAAACCCGCCCCAACTGGGCCGCATTCTCAAGTTCCATGTGGTGGCGGGTAAGTACACCAAGGACGAGTTAATCAAACTCGGGACGGTGGAATCGCTGGAAGGCGCGCCGATTCCGATCGCTGGCCCCTTTGAAGGTGACGGTGGCTTTGAGGTAAAGAATGCCACGGTGCTTGCCGCCAACATTGAAGCCGACAACGGTATCATCCACGTGCTCGATAACGTGATTTTGATGGGGTGA
- a CDS encoding thermonuclease family protein has product MADFFSKPYSNGQSVGLQLVREGYAVVYEQYLSGCAATAADYRQAEAEARAARRNFWSQANPTLPWDFRQGGSSSSPTPAQPPAATPTPAADPAGLPACVATDCNCSDFTTWEQAQAVLNAFPGDPHRLDGDKDGIACESLR; this is encoded by the coding sequence ATTGCTGATTTTTTCAGCAAGCCCTACAGTAATGGCCAGTCGGTAGGCCTACAGCTGGTGCGCGAGGGCTATGCCGTAGTCTACGAACAATACCTTTCAGGCTGCGCCGCTACCGCTGCCGACTACCGCCAGGCCGAGGCCGAGGCCCGCGCCGCCCGCCGCAATTTTTGGAGTCAGGCCAACCCCACCCTGCCCTGGGATTTTCGCCAGGGTGGCTCATCCTCAAGCCCTACCCCTGCCCAGCCCCCAGCCGCTACGCCGACTCCCGCTGCTGATCCTGCCGGGTTGCCAGCCTGCGTTGCCACCGACTGCAATTGCAGCGACTTCACTACCTGGGAACAGGCCCAGGCGGTGCTCAATGCCTTCCCCGGCGACCCCCATCGTTTAGATGGCGACAAGGACGGTATCGCCTGCGAAAGCTTGCGCTAA
- a CDS encoding NAD(P)H-quinone oxidoreductase subunit F produces the protein MTPILAQTSWLIPLYPLLGALLTIPWSPAMIRRTGPRPAGYINIVTTALALGHSLLAFLAFWGKSSPQFFFAPWLEVSGLNLTIPLEASAITLGACVVITGLNLLAQIYAVGYLEMDWGWGRFFAMMALFEAGLCALVLCNSLLFSYMLLEILTLGTYLLVGFWYNQSLVVTGARDAFLTKRVGDLVLLMGVLAIYPLAHTWDYRELGAWAQTANVDPGLITLIGIGLIAGPMSKCAQFPLHLWLDEAMEGPLPSTILRNAVVVSTGVWVLVKLEPVIALSSTASAFAIAVGAVTAIGATLISAAQVDIKRVLSYLSSAYMGLMFIAVGAQQPQAALLLALIYALSMAALVMGAGSIVINITTQDLTQMGGLWGRRPVTALAMMAAAAGLVALPPLGGFWALLALVSGLWQSDRGLLVALVLLVNWLAAFSLARMIGLIFAGQTQQMTLRSPEPIWLIVLPMALVAGFTLHLPLLMGQFHLLPAWAEISQDMALLLTWSSLLGAAIGTLLYVNRVVEHPAGLVKKPLQNLLAYDFYTPKLYRNTFVLGVDLLSRLTDWLDRYVVDGLVNAVGLASLFSGETLKYGNTGQLQFYVLTIALGVAGLGVLMNWHALTALF, from the coding sequence ATGACCCCAATTTTGGCCCAAACCAGCTGGTTAATTCCCCTCTACCCGCTGCTCGGGGCGCTGCTGACCATTCCCTGGTCGCCAGCGATGATTCGCCGCACCGGGCCGCGGCCGGCTGGGTATATCAATATTGTTACCACGGCTCTGGCTTTGGGTCACAGCCTGCTGGCGTTTTTGGCCTTTTGGGGAAAGTCATCACCTCAGTTCTTTTTTGCCCCCTGGCTCGAGGTGTCGGGGCTCAATCTCACTATTCCCCTAGAGGCATCAGCCATCACCCTGGGGGCCTGTGTGGTGATTACCGGGCTTAATCTGCTAGCGCAGATCTACGCCGTGGGCTATCTCGAAATGGACTGGGGCTGGGGGCGATTTTTCGCCATGATGGCCCTGTTTGAGGCCGGATTGTGCGCCCTGGTGCTGTGCAATTCCCTCCTGTTCTCCTACATGCTGCTGGAGATTTTGACCCTGGGTACCTACCTGCTCGTGGGCTTTTGGTACAACCAATCGCTGGTGGTGACCGGAGCCCGCGATGCCTTTCTGACCAAGCGGGTGGGCGACCTGGTGCTGCTGATGGGGGTTTTGGCCATCTATCCTTTAGCCCACACCTGGGACTACCGGGAACTCGGAGCCTGGGCCCAGACCGCCAATGTAGACCCGGGTCTGATTACCTTAATTGGCATCGGGCTGATTGCTGGCCCGATGAGCAAGTGCGCTCAGTTTCCGCTGCACCTGTGGCTCGACGAGGCAATGGAAGGGCCGCTGCCCAGTACGATTCTGCGCAATGCAGTGGTCGTGTCTACCGGCGTGTGGGTGCTGGTGAAGCTGGAACCGGTGATTGCTCTGTCGTCAACGGCCTCGGCCTTTGCGATCGCCGTAGGCGCTGTCACCGCCATCGGTGCAACCCTGATTTCTGCTGCTCAGGTTGACATCAAGCGAGTACTGTCATACCTCAGCAGCGCCTATATGGGGCTGATGTTTATCGCCGTCGGCGCTCAGCAGCCTCAGGCGGCGCTGTTGTTAGCGCTCATCTATGCTCTAAGCATGGCGGCTCTGGTGATGGGGGCCGGTTCGATTGTGATCAATATCACGACCCAAGATTTAACCCAGATGGGCGGGCTCTGGGGGCGTCGCCCCGTCACGGCCCTGGCGATGATGGCGGCGGCGGCGGGTTTGGTGGCGCTGCCCCCCCTGGGTGGATTTTGGGCTTTGCTTGCGCTGGTGTCGGGGCTCTGGCAGAGCGATCGCGGCCTATTGGTGGCCTTGGTGCTGCTAGTGAACTGGCTGGCGGCCTTTAGCCTGGCCCGGATGATTGGCCTGATTTTTGCAGGCCAGACCCAGCAGATGACCCTGCGATCGCCCGAACCGATCTGGCTGATTGTGTTGCCTATGGCGTTGGTGGCGGGCTTTACCCTGCACCTGCCTTTGCTCATGGGGCAGTTCCACCTATTGCCCGCCTGGGCTGAGATCAGCCAAGATATGGCTCTGCTGCTGACCTGGTCGAGTTTGCTGGGCGCGGCGATCGGCACGCTGCTCTACGTCAACCGCGTGGTCGAGCACCCGGCTGGTCTGGTGAAAAAGCCCCTGCAAAACCTGCTGGCCTACGACTTCTACACACCGAAGCTCTACCGCAATACCTTTGTGCTGGGGGTAGACCTGCTCTCGCGGCTGACCGACTGGCTCGATCGCTACGTCGTCGATGGTCTGGTCAATGCTGTCGGCCTCGCCTCCCTGTTTAGCGGTGAAACCCTTAAGTATGGCAACACCGGCCAGCTTCAGTTCTACGTGCTCACCATCGCCCTGGGCGTTGCCGGGTTGGGAGTTTTGATGAACTGGCACGCCCTGACGGCGCTGTTCTAG
- a CDS encoding NADH-quinone oxidoreductase subunit M has protein sequence MLTPLLLLPLLGAIAIGFWPGLTGQQARTGALISAGAALLWTIWLFTQFDLSFGGFQFHEFLPWLPALGLNYELSMDGLSLLMVALNSLITWIAIWSSAPHLERPRLFYSLLLLVSSGVAGAFVAQNLMLFFLLYEIELVPLYLLIAIWGGEKKAYSATKFLLYTALSGALMLAGFLGTVWLSGAQDFTYHAVMGHDLPMVWQGVLLGLLLVAFGIKIPLVPFHTWLPDTYVSASTPVAMMLGGVLAKLGTYGLLRFGLGLFPDAWAQFSPYLAGWAAVSVLYGAVTAIAQKDIKRMVAYSSIGHMGYVLLGGAAMTDLALTGAVSQMVSHGIILAILFHLVGVIETKVGTRDLDVLNGLMNPVRGLPMVSALLVLGGMASAGIPGLVGFVTEFLVFQGSYAVYPVQTLLGVIGTGLTAVYFVILLNRTCFGRLDNAIAYFPKVTFSEKLPAYILAGLILFLGIQPNWLVKWGESTASAMVAAFPLVTEDVVADEAIETLPTEVGPDETISLPIATLPTLP, from the coding sequence ATGCTCACCCCTCTTTTACTTCTCCCTCTGCTCGGCGCGATCGCCATTGGCTTCTGGCCCGGCCTAACTGGCCAGCAAGCCCGCACCGGGGCCTTGATTAGCGCCGGTGCCGCCCTGCTGTGGACCATTTGGCTATTTACCCAGTTTGATCTGTCCTTTGGCGGCTTTCAGTTCCACGAGTTTTTGCCCTGGCTGCCAGCTCTAGGGCTCAACTACGAACTCAGCATGGACGGGCTATCGCTGCTGATGGTGGCGCTCAACAGCCTGATCACCTGGATTGCGATCTGGAGCAGTGCCCCTCACCTAGAGCGACCCCGGCTGTTTTATAGCCTGCTGCTGCTGGTGAGCAGCGGCGTAGCTGGGGCGTTTGTGGCCCAAAACCTGATGCTGTTCTTCTTGCTCTATGAGATCGAGCTGGTGCCTTTGTACCTGCTGATCGCCATCTGGGGCGGCGAGAAGAAAGCCTACTCGGCCACTAAGTTTTTGCTCTACACCGCCCTGTCGGGAGCGCTAATGCTGGCTGGGTTCCTCGGTACGGTGTGGCTCAGTGGGGCTCAAGACTTTACCTACCATGCGGTGATGGGTCACGATCTGCCGATGGTGTGGCAGGGGGTGCTGCTGGGGCTGCTGCTGGTGGCCTTTGGGATCAAAATTCCCCTGGTGCCGTTTCACACCTGGCTGCCCGATACCTATGTGTCGGCCAGTACCCCAGTGGCGATGATGCTGGGTGGGGTGCTGGCCAAGTTGGGCACCTATGGTCTATTGCGCTTTGGCCTGGGGCTGTTTCCCGATGCCTGGGCGCAGTTTTCACCCTACCTGGCCGGGTGGGCGGCGGTGAGTGTGCTCTATGGGGCGGTGACGGCGATCGCCCAAAAAGACATCAAGCGCATGGTGGCCTATAGCTCGATTGGCCATATGGGTTACGTGCTGCTGGGCGGCGCAGCCATGACCGACCTGGCGCTGACCGGGGCCGTCAGTCAGATGGTCTCCCACGGCATTATTCTGGCGATTTTGTTTCACCTGGTCGGCGTGATCGAAACCAAAGTGGGCACCCGCGATCTCGATGTGCTCAACGGCCTGATGAACCCTGTGCGGGGGCTGCCCATGGTCAGCGCTCTGCTGGTGCTGGGGGGCATGGCCAGCGCCGGTATCCCCGGCCTGGTGGGGTTTGTCACCGAGTTTCTGGTGTTTCAGGGCAGCTACGCGGTGTACCCGGTGCAGACCCTGCTGGGGGTGATTGGCACAGGCCTGACGGCGGTGTACTTCGTGATTTTGCTCAACCGCACCTGCTTTGGGCGGCTAGATAACGCGATCGCCTACTTCCCGAAGGTTACCTTTTCTGAGAAATTGCCCGCCTACATTCTGGCCGGACTCATTCTCTTCCTTGGCATTCAGCCCAACTGGCTGGTGAAGTGGGGCGAATCTACGGCCAGCGCCATGGTGGCAGCGTTTCCGCTGGTGACCGAGGATGTGGTGGCTGACGAGGCGATCGAGACATTACCCACAGAGGTGGGTCCAGATGAAACCATCTCCCTCCCCATCGCCACCCTGCCAACCCTGCCCTAA
- a CDS encoding IS5 family transposase → MYRRLSPGQLSFEDFYLPFGGKLSGENRWVKLAELIPWEAFESSYAEQFSESQGAPAKSFRIALGALIIKERLGTTDAETVEQIRENPYLQYFLGFHEYSDQAPFEASMLSHFRQRLSLELVNQVNARIVEDALAAERATPAVQPGETAAESRASQTPVKASSASEPSSSNESDDEDEPPPPNQGQLILDASVAPADIHYPTDLHLLNAARASSERILDYLYDAIAQPRMRKPRTYRQQARRAYLKVAKQRRATRRHIRKAIGQQLRYLRRNLGHIRRLVSGGAPLSVLPRFWYRRLLVIQEVYRQQWHLYQHRQRRIEHRIVSLAQPHVRPIVRGKAGTPVEFGAKISISCVSGYCSLDRLDWEAYHEAADLPRQVEQYKARHGYYPESVHADAIYRTRVNRSWCKAHGIRLSGPPLGRPKAGARAEVDRQAQADAKIRNAVEGKFGQGKRRFSLARVMAKLAPSAETAIAITFLVMNLERRLQALRLLFIAILAAVVSPRGRRNRGRSRWIDSATRGWLSLLAQATPSQLCYPNC, encoded by the coding sequence ATGTACCGCCGTCTTAGCCCAGGCCAACTGAGTTTTGAAGACTTCTATTTGCCGTTTGGGGGCAAACTCTCCGGTGAGAACCGCTGGGTGAAACTGGCGGAACTTATCCCCTGGGAGGCCTTTGAATCGAGTTATGCCGAGCAGTTCAGCGAGAGCCAAGGAGCCCCAGCCAAATCGTTTCGCATAGCATTGGGCGCACTGATTATCAAAGAACGGCTGGGCACGACTGACGCCGAGACGGTAGAGCAGATCCGCGAGAACCCGTATTTGCAATACTTTCTGGGATTCCATGAGTACAGCGACCAGGCCCCGTTTGAGGCCTCAATGCTGAGCCACTTTCGGCAGCGATTGAGTCTGGAGTTGGTCAATCAAGTGAATGCTCGAATCGTCGAGGACGCGTTGGCGGCTGAGCGGGCTACGCCTGCGGTCCAGCCCGGCGAGACGGCCGCCGAAAGCCGTGCCTCGCAGACCCCAGTTAAGGCGTCATCAGCCTCTGAGCCGTCCTCATCAAACGAGTCAGATGATGAGGATGAGCCACCACCACCGAATCAGGGCCAACTGATACTTGATGCCAGTGTGGCTCCGGCTGATATTCACTATCCCACTGACCTGCATCTGCTCAATGCGGCCCGAGCCAGCAGTGAACGCATTCTCGACTATCTCTATGACGCGATAGCACAACCGAGGATGCGCAAACCCCGGACCTACCGGCAGCAGGCGCGTCGCGCCTATCTCAAGGTGGCGAAACAACGCCGCGCCACTCGACGACACATCCGGAAGGCTATCGGTCAACAACTGCGCTACCTACGCCGCAACTTGGGCCATATCCGACGGTTGGTGTCAGGTGGGGCACCCTTAAGTGTCTTGCCTCGCTTTTGGTACCGACGTCTGCTGGTGATTCAGGAGGTCTATCGGCAACAGTGGCATCTCTATCAACACCGGCAACGGCGTATTGAGCACCGCATTGTCAGTTTGGCTCAGCCCCATGTGCGCCCTATTGTCCGGGGTAAAGCCGGAACTCCGGTCGAATTTGGGGCCAAAATTTCGATAAGCTGCGTATCGGGCTACTGTTCCCTTGACCGCCTCGATTGGGAGGCGTATCACGAAGCCGCTGACTTACCCCGCCAGGTGGAGCAGTACAAGGCTCGCCACGGCTATTATCCTGAATCAGTCCATGCCGACGCGATCTATCGCACTCGTGTCAATCGCAGTTGGTGCAAGGCCCACGGCATTCGCCTCAGTGGTCCACCCTTAGGACGACCGAAGGCAGGGGCGAGAGCTGAGGTGGACCGGCAAGCTCAAGCCGATGCCAAGATTCGCAATGCCGTCGAAGGCAAGTTTGGCCAGGGCAAGCGGCGGTTCAGTTTGGCTCGGGTCATGGCTAAGTTGGCCCCTAGCGCTGAAACCGCTATTGCCATTACCTTTCTGGTGATGAACCTGGAGCGCCGTCTCCAGGCGTTGAGACTCCTTTTTATCGCTATCTTGGCGGCCGTTGTCTCGCCAAGGGGACGTCGAAACCGGGGGCGATCTCGTTGGATTGACTCAGCTACCAGGGGGTGGCTGAGTCTTCTCGCTCAGGCAACCCCATCGCAGCTCTGTTACCCAAATTGCTGA
- a CDS encoding tetratricopeptide repeat protein: protein MADNHWLTRAERALVVGSGIGAVASVTAQNIALTSAPLTVLVAIGLLNRNRVEKQLEEAQEKLARQHRQTGHRLTNLSKQVTALPSPEALTNFQRAVMERNNHSFIRFSKQIEALKTHVDQRIEALPTPDLSPITQQIAQLQEQAAAAQLGFDNVNTYMQRLVTTPRVEAAENKLSQVKTDLMQTRVSLENLRSETRTLVSNLQAALGQLDRRWLELPQATAPGQRPTEIGDMVKAIATLVPQSEFSQLVDHVKDLTRQQTRLEQALTKIPVGTVNGLPAPPHSTAELERLTAEVQQLQQQVSRQETAGHTQEQVQQVVSQYLGQVKAQVAQLEGVTRSLSDRQQQLTNQLVTAPTDTANRKALLQLARRVQQTETSLQTSLQASPQPQALPTLQPDWIIDLPVAAATEPQALASRQALEAALATATRRVLLVWPWASYVTIDDGLLQGFTQLLERGGQLEIGWCHRGDQHDGRLAWRISQRWGTESSQLQQLRVALNQLLPLRENYPDRFKFRIMGTAESYLVCDSGVGAPPEHTYAIVSLKALATQSTAIPDLEAKLRTAEPAVVQALIQRFHDPAILPGDAVAFFNRGTTRHDLRDQPGAIADYSQLLSLQPNHAIAFNNRGVAQLELNQLEAAEADLSEAILQNGKLFAPYCNRGWLRLEQHRYAAAIADFTQAITLKPHYPMAYVYRGSALQKLGDLKGAVRDYSDAIACGDPIALPYCYRSAAYQSQGDQQRAIADLERASAYLEAQGDRQGLSSVQRTLGRLQSMAARA, encoded by the coding sequence ATGGCCGATAACCATTGGTTGACCCGGGCCGAACGCGCTCTAGTCGTTGGGTCTGGCATCGGTGCCGTAGCATCTGTTACCGCTCAAAATATTGCCTTGACCTCGGCACCGCTGACGGTGCTGGTCGCCATTGGGCTGCTCAACCGCAATCGGGTTGAAAAGCAGCTTGAAGAAGCTCAGGAAAAGCTCGCCCGTCAGCATCGCCAGACTGGGCACCGCCTCACCAACCTCAGTAAGCAGGTCACCGCCCTACCCTCGCCAGAAGCGCTAACCAATTTTCAGCGGGCGGTAATGGAGCGCAATAATCACTCGTTTATTCGGTTTTCTAAACAAATTGAGGCGCTCAAGACCCACGTCGATCAGCGGATTGAGGCGCTGCCCACCCCTGACCTCAGCCCGATCACCCAGCAAATTGCCCAGCTCCAAGAGCAGGCAGCGGCGGCCCAGTTGGGCTTTGACAACGTCAATACTTACATGCAGCGGTTAGTGACCACCCCTCGGGTAGAAGCCGCCGAAAACAAGCTCTCCCAAGTTAAGACCGACCTCATGCAAACCCGCGTGAGCTTAGAAAATCTGCGCTCCGAAACGCGCACCCTGGTCAGCAACCTCCAAGCGGCCCTAGGCCAGCTAGACCGTCGCTGGCTGGAGTTGCCCCAGGCCACTGCCCCGGGGCAGCGCCCTACCGAAATCGGCGACATGGTAAAAGCCATAGCCACCCTGGTACCCCAGTCAGAGTTTAGTCAGCTGGTAGACCATGTCAAAGACCTCACCCGCCAGCAAACCCGCCTTGAGCAGGCGCTGACCAAAATTCCGGTGGGCACGGTAAATGGGTTACCGGCACCACCCCACAGCACCGCCGAGCTAGAGCGGTTGACCGCCGAGGTGCAGCAGCTTCAGCAGCAGGTGAGCCGCCAAGAAACCGCTGGCCACACCCAAGAGCAAGTGCAGCAAGTGGTGTCGCAGTATTTGGGTCAGGTAAAGGCCCAGGTGGCCCAGCTAGAGGGGGTGACGCGATCGCTCTCAGACCGCCAGCAGCAGCTGACTAACCAGCTGGTGACCGCCCCCACCGACACCGCCAACCGCAAGGCCCTTCTACAGCTGGCGCGGCGGGTACAGCAAACCGAAACCAGTCTTCAAACCTCGCTCCAAGCCTCTCCCCAGCCCCAGGCCTTGCCCACCCTTCAGCCCGACTGGATTATTGACCTGCCGGTGGCGGCCGCCACCGAACCCCAAGCCCTGGCCAGTCGCCAGGCTCTGGAGGCGGCCCTAGCCACGGCTACCCGCCGGGTACTGCTGGTATGGCCCTGGGCCAGCTACGTCACCATTGACGACGGGCTGCTTCAGGGGTTTACCCAACTGCTCGAACGGGGCGGTCAGCTCGAAATTGGCTGGTGCCATCGGGGCGATCAGCACGATGGCCGTTTGGCCTGGCGGATCAGCCAGCGCTGGGGTACCGAGTCGAGCCAGCTCCAGCAGCTGCGAGTCGCGCTCAATCAGCTATTGCCCCTGCGGGAAAACTACCCCGATCGCTTCAAGTTTAGAATTATGGGCACTGCCGAGAGTTACCTGGTGTGCGACAGCGGCGTCGGTGCCCCCCCCGAGCACACCTACGCCATTGTCAGCCTCAAAGCTCTGGCTACCCAAAGCACCGCCATTCCCGATCTCGAAGCGAAACTACGCACCGCCGAGCCCGCCGTGGTGCAGGCGCTGATTCAACGCTTCCACGACCCGGCAATTCTCCCAGGTGATGCGGTCGCGTTCTTTAATCGGGGGACGACCCGCCACGACCTGCGCGACCAACCCGGTGCGATCGCCGACTACAGCCAATTGCTCAGCCTTCAGCCCAACCACGCTATTGCCTTTAATAACCGGGGGGTAGCGCAGCTAGAGCTCAACCAATTAGAAGCCGCCGAGGCCGACTTGAGCGAGGCGATTCTTCAAAACGGCAAACTGTTTGCGCCCTACTGCAACCGGGGCTGGCTACGCCTTGAGCAGCACCGCTATGCCGCCGCGATCGCCGACTTTACCCAGGCGATTACCCTCAAACCTCACTACCCTATGGCCTACGTGTATCGAGGTAGCGCCCTGCAAAAGCTGGGCGATCTAAAGGGGGCCGTGCGCGACTACAGCGATGCGATCGCCTGTGGCGACCCGATTGCCCTGCCCTACTGCTACCGCAGCGCCGCCTACCAAAGCCAGGGCGACCAACAGCGGGCGATCGCTGACCTGGAGCGGGCTAGCGCCTACCTAGAGGCCCAGGGCGATCGTCAGGGGCTGTCGTCGGTGCAGCGCACCCTGGGTCGGTTGCAGAGCATGGCGGCCAGGGCATAG
- a CDS encoding NUDIX hydrolase: MGKKARIRPIAICLLRRGEEILVHESYDSVKGQGFARPLGGGIDVGETSAAAAIREIKEELGADITGVNLLGIVENIFIYEGEPGHEIVFVYDGRFVDESLYERESLDVVEGKRQFKAVWRSPQSLRAGPHYLVPEAIWTYL; encoded by the coding sequence ATGGGCAAAAAAGCGCGGATTCGGCCAATTGCTATCTGTCTGCTGCGGCGAGGGGAAGAGATTTTGGTGCATGAAAGCTACGACTCGGTGAAGGGGCAGGGCTTTGCGCGGCCTCTGGGAGGCGGCATTGACGTTGGCGAAACCAGTGCCGCAGCGGCGATTCGCGAAATCAAAGAGGAGCTGGGGGCCGACATTACCGGGGTGAATCTGCTGGGCATCGTGGAGAACATCTTTATCTACGAAGGCGAGCCAGGACACGAAATTGTGTTTGTCTACGATGGGCGGTTTGTGGATGAGTCACTCTACGAGCGCGAGAGTTTGGATGTGGTAGAGGGAAAGCGGCAGTTTAAGGCGGTATGGCGATCGCCCCAAAGTCTCCGCGCTGGCCCCCACTACCTGGTACCCGAGGCGATCTGGACCTACCTCTAA
- a CDS encoding thermonuclease family protein, with protein MRLLLGLPFTRGMAALGLVVLVAGCSAPPPSDAIALSEPGARVNSSSPRVEPQSEDRPDPAEFATAQQKRQEDEPNLTYATQSAATTLPTATVVSVGDGDTLRVQGQTGPITVRLACIDAPESNQAFGSEASLRLRQLLATGQAVEVRAIERDRYDRTVAELYSRAS; from the coding sequence ATGCGCTTATTGCTGGGATTGCCCTTCACCCGGGGTATGGCGGCGCTAGGGCTAGTTGTTTTGGTCGCAGGGTGTTCAGCCCCGCCCCCCAGTGATGCGATCGCCCTTTCGGAGCCAGGGGCAAGGGTTAATAGTTCTTCCCCAAGGGTAGAGCCACAGTCGGAGGATCGGCCAGACCCAGCGGAGTTTGCCACCGCCCAGCAAAAGCGACAGGAAGACGAACCAAACCTGACCTACGCTACCCAATCCGCCGCCACAACCCTGCCCACCGCCACCGTAGTCTCGGTGGGCGATGGCGATACCCTACGCGTGCAGGGGCAAACTGGCCCAATTACTGTGCGTCTGGCCTGTATCGATGCTCCCGAAAGTAATCAGGCCTTTGGCTCTGAGGCCTCGCTGCGGCTGCGGCAGTTGTTGGCCACCGGGCAAGCGGTAGAGGTGCGGGCGATTGAGCGCGATCGCTACGACAGAACCGTGGCTGAACTCTACAGTAGGGCTTCCTGA